The Triticum aestivum cultivar Chinese Spring chromosome 3A, IWGSC CS RefSeq v2.1, whole genome shotgun sequence genome includes a region encoding these proteins:
- the LOC123059744 gene encoding transcription factor bHLH168-like has protein sequence MEVKAKPANGGKRTSETGGRPILVEKELEKKRRQHMKELCEKLASLIPKEHFPHADTMTQLGSLDVAASYIKKLKERVDQLQHKKTSIQAVSTLLGVSGISTPIITATMSGGVGSPEGGKKLEASPLVVEVREPGDASMEVRLICSIGKPIKLHEVITILEEEGAVIINANHYVAADRIFYTIHSWAFSTRIGIDVSRISERLGALV, from the exons ATGGAGGTGAAGGCCAAGCCGGCGAATGGCGGAAAGAGGACCAGTGAGACCGGCGGCAGGCCGATACTGGTGGAGAAGGAGTTGGAGAAGAAGAggaggcagcacatgaaggagCTCTGCGAGAAGCTCGCGTCCCTCATCCCAAAAGAACACTTCCCCCACGCT GATACAATGACCCAGTTAGGAAGCCTggatgtggcggcatcatacatCAAGAAACTCAAGGAGCGGGTCGATCAGCTACAACACAAGAAGACCTCTATACAAGCAGTGAGTACCTTACTGGGAGTTAGTGGCATCTCGACGCCCATTATCACCGCTACCATGAGTGGCGGCGTAGGATCACCAGAAGgaggaaaaaaattggaggcaTCGCCACTAGTAGTGGAGGTGCGGGAACCCGGCGATGCCAGCATGGAGGTGAGATTGATATGCAGCATAGGGAAGCCTATCAAGCTCCATGAGGTGATCACCATTCTTGAGGAAGAAGGGGCCGTCATCATCAACGCTAATCACTATGTTGCTGCCGACAGAATATTCTACACTATACACTCCTGG GCCTTCAGCACTAGAATTGGCATAGATGTTTCAAGAATTTCTGAACGACTGGGAGCATTGGTATGA